A stretch of the Parachlamydia acanthamoebae genome encodes the following:
- a CDS encoding TIGR01777 family oxidoreductase, translating to MDIVISGSSGLVGAALTSFFRDQGHLVKRLVRKKGGLAHDEIGWDPEAGNIDSDLLEGTDILINLAGENIAHGRWNDFKKKKILNSRLKSTQLLSKTLHQLKAPPRTWINASAIGYYGNQEGDAILDESSPAGTSFLSKVCKEWEASVQAPASIRTVCTRFGLIMTPKGGALKQMLLPFKLGLGGMLGTGKQYMSWITLQDLMHAIDHVIKTPSLKGPVNMVSPFPVTNQEFTHALGKALNRPTILSMPAFAARVIFGEMAEELLLSSIRVEPKKLLESSFTFAHPKLEDALHALLEVEHHALTS from the coding sequence ATGGATATTGTAATTTCAGGTTCTTCAGGTTTAGTTGGAGCTGCTTTAACCTCTTTTTTTAGAGATCAAGGGCATCTTGTTAAACGCCTCGTCCGAAAAAAAGGGGGATTGGCTCATGACGAAATTGGTTGGGATCCGGAAGCTGGAAATATTGATTCAGACCTTCTTGAGGGAACAGATATTTTAATTAACCTTGCGGGAGAAAATATTGCGCATGGCAGATGGAATGACTTTAAGAAGAAGAAAATTTTAAATAGTCGGCTGAAGAGCACCCAACTATTAAGTAAAACATTGCATCAGCTTAAGGCTCCTCCTCGAACATGGATTAATGCTTCTGCTATAGGCTATTACGGGAACCAGGAAGGAGATGCAATTCTCGATGAAAGTTCACCGGCAGGTACAAGCTTTTTGTCGAAAGTTTGCAAAGAATGGGAAGCTTCCGTACAAGCTCCTGCAAGCATTCGCACTGTTTGTACACGATTTGGATTGATTATGACTCCAAAAGGAGGCGCTTTAAAGCAGATGCTTTTACCCTTCAAACTAGGTTTAGGAGGTATGTTAGGGACAGGAAAACAATACATGAGTTGGATAACTCTGCAAGACCTTATGCATGCCATCGATCATGTCATTAAAACTCCTTCTTTAAAGGGGCCAGTCAATATGGTATCGCCTTTTCCTGTGACGAATCAGGAATTTACACATGCTTTAGGCAAAGCCTTAAATCGTCCCACCATTTTATCAATGCCAGCTTTCGCTGCACGCGTTATCTTTGGTGAAATGGCAGAGGAATTATTATTAAGTAGCATTCGTGTAGAACCAAAAAAACTGTTAGAATCGTCTTTTACTTTTGCTCATCCAAAATTGGAAGACGCTTTACACGCTTTGCTCGAAGTTGAACACCATGCGCTAACGTCTTAA
- a CDS encoding class I SAM-dependent methyltransferase: MTNFSTEEKYDVVHAGYSLHYGDAEKALICMLRCLKPGGAALITLPGKFDSSLAVHSDRLSRSEKWKNDFREFKSTRTYYNSREFSELLYKVGFIPKHVETILQKVEFSDQDAIEAYYLPVSAHAHYLPEFQRADFISDLISLVLSENYEIEATEKPFIYQNKLEVIAIKPSSECCALFTDK; this comes from the coding sequence ATGACTAACTTCTCAACTGAAGAAAAATACGATGTTGTTCATGCCGGATATTCTCTTCACTATGGAGATGCAGAAAAAGCTTTGATCTGCATGTTAAGGTGCTTAAAACCCGGTGGAGCAGCTCTTATTACATTACCTGGTAAGTTTGACAGTTCACTGGCTGTTCATTCAGACCGTCTCTCACGATCTGAGAAATGGAAGAATGACTTTAGAGAATTTAAAAGCACACGAACATACTATAATTCTAGAGAATTTTCTGAGTTGCTATATAAAGTGGGGTTTATCCCCAAACATGTTGAGACGATCCTGCAAAAGGTCGAATTTTCCGATCAAGATGCAATAGAAGCCTACTATTTACCAGTTTCCGCCCATGCACACTACCTCCCTGAATTTCAGCGCGCTGACTTTATTTCTGATCTCATTTCGTTAGTTCTAAGTGAAAATTATGAAATTGAGGCCACAGAAAAACCCTTTATCTATCAAAATAAGCTAGAAGTGATCGCTATCAAACCCAGCTCAGAATGCTGTGCACTGTTTACTGACAAATAG
- a CDS encoding potassium channel beta subunit family protein has protein sequence MEYRRLGKAGLKVSELSFGSWITFGSNLNLNNIRQCLKMAFDAGINFFDNAEVYANGASELLMGEAIKDLRREDLVISTKIFWGGKGPNATGLNWKHLVEGTKGSLRRLQLDYVDLLFCHRPDPTTPIEETVRAMDVLVRSGLAFYWGTSEWRAEDIEEAHQIARAIHAIPPAMEQPEYNMFQRARVEEEYASLYHKYGMGTTIWSPLESGILTGKYNEEIPPGSRLYRHEELRNRLTKEKIAKVKALEKIAHELSCTLSQLAIAWCLKNPHVSSVILGASSIPQLQENLGAEQVKLQLTDEVMQAIEGILQS, from the coding sequence ATGGAATATAGACGATTAGGAAAAGCGGGTCTAAAGGTCAGTGAACTATCTTTTGGATCCTGGATTACTTTTGGAAGCAATTTAAATTTAAATAACATCCGACAGTGCTTAAAAATGGCTTTTGATGCGGGGATCAATTTTTTTGATAATGCAGAAGTTTATGCAAATGGCGCTTCTGAGCTTTTGATGGGAGAAGCTATAAAGGATCTGCGAAGAGAAGACCTCGTGATATCAACAAAAATTTTTTGGGGAGGCAAAGGACCCAATGCGACAGGATTAAACTGGAAACATCTTGTAGAAGGGACAAAAGGGTCATTACGTCGCCTACAACTTGACTATGTAGATCTTTTATTTTGCCATCGACCAGATCCTACTACACCCATTGAAGAAACAGTCAGGGCTATGGATGTTTTAGTACGATCAGGATTGGCTTTTTATTGGGGCACGTCAGAATGGCGTGCAGAAGATATCGAAGAAGCTCATCAGATTGCACGGGCAATTCATGCTATTCCACCAGCTATGGAGCAACCAGAATATAATATGTTTCAACGTGCACGGGTAGAGGAAGAATATGCCTCTCTTTACCATAAATATGGAATGGGAACCACCATTTGGAGTCCACTTGAATCTGGCATTCTTACAGGCAAATATAATGAAGAAATTCCTCCAGGAAGTCGCCTGTACCGACATGAAGAATTACGTAATCGATTGACGAAAGAAAAAATTGCAAAAGTGAAAGCATTAGAAAAAATCGCGCACGAATTATCTTGCACCTTATCTCAGTTAGCCATTGCTTGGTGCCTAAAAAATCCCCATGTGAGTTCTGTAATCTTAGGGGCATCATCAATCCCTCAACTACAAGAAAATTTGGGAGCGGAACAAGTTAAGCTGCAGCTGACCGATGAAGTCATGCAGGCGATCGAAGGTATTTTACAAAGTTGA
- a CDS encoding NUDIX hydrolase: protein MQALFSFTLTFILTCHALFTFVQAGESSRRQYFELLENFPKLIESQGNYADGEIQIVLDAQEMALIEESTARDVGVIVKDKYWLWINDACIFPNGKKGVYGRILWVNSLESCPGVAVMPVMSNGKIILNCNYRHATRSWEIELPRGGINFGEKVEAAAKRETIEEKCCCSNLYGKSNW, encoded by the coding sequence ATGCAAGCTTTGTTTTCATTTACGCTTACCTTTATCCTCACTTGTCATGCTTTATTCACGTTTGTCCAAGCTGGAGAAAGTTCTAGAAGACAATATTTTGAACTCCTGGAGAATTTTCCAAAGTTAATCGAATCTCAAGGAAATTATGCCGATGGTGAAATCCAAATTGTCTTAGATGCACAAGAAATGGCTTTAATTGAAGAAAGTACGGCAAGGGATGTTGGAGTTATAGTGAAGGATAAGTATTGGTTATGGATTAATGATGCGTGCATATTTCCGAATGGGAAAAAAGGCGTGTATGGAAGAATTTTATGGGTTAACTCTTTAGAATCATGTCCTGGAGTAGCAGTAATGCCCGTTATGTCTAACGGTAAAATTATTTTAAATTGCAATTATCGTCATGCGACGCGTTCTTGGGAAATCGAACTTCCTCGAGGTGGCATAAACTTCGGAGAAAAGGTAGAAGCTGCGGCCAAGAGAGAAACTATCGAAGAAAAGTGCTGTTGTTCCAATTTATATGGCAAAAGTAATTGGTGA
- a CDS encoding class I SAM-dependent methyltransferase, which produces MTISYAEATTFIKPISHAQAPHFSEKGQVEQYANNSTYQWDGAMKIFELFRFNGTERVLDLGCGDGKVTDHLCQHRTKNHVRGIDISEKMIERASQSYFNPRLTF; this is translated from the coding sequence ATGACCATATCTTATGCAGAAGCAACGACGTTCATCAAACCAATCTCTCACGCTCAAGCCCCACATTTTTCGGAAAAAGGGCAAGTCGAACAATATGCCAATAATTCGACATATCAGTGGGATGGTGCCATGAAGATTTTTGAATTATTTAGATTCAATGGAACTGAAAGGGTGCTTGACCTTGGGTGTGGCGATGGAAAAGTGACTGATCATCTTTGCCAACATCGCACCAAAAACCATGTTCGGGGCATTGACATCTCGGAAAAAATGATAGAAAGAGCCTCGCAGAGCTATTTTAATCCACGTCTCACTTTTTAG
- a CDS encoding efflux RND transporter periplasmic adaptor subunit — MKNIFGVIIALVLIAISLLAAFSLWEKSPNEKLKVEDEDDHHHNHHHHAHGDHEHDHDDFITFSDEQIFSGNISLEEASFGTLKEMITASGRIRMHPDKIAYIVPKVSGIVVEAKKNVGDTVAANEILAVLESREMAEAKAVFLAALKRERLKNRVFQQEKELYEKKLSSEQDFLQAEANFEESVIDLELAKQHLLALGIRENEVNQLDKDTRPLRYYMLRAPFAGTVVHRHLTPGELIETTHEAYQIADLSTYWVELDIPATDFYKVKVGHPIVLQTCEGRESPAEISYVSPLLNEENRKGTAVALISQDALNSPAGTFVFAQIETGCCSPPLVIPKEAVQKMEGMQVIFVKETAGFHIRPVEVGRQDNKQIEIISGLSAGEIFAVKNAFLIKAEQGKAEAHHEH, encoded by the coding sequence ATGAAAAATATTTTCGGTGTCATTATTGCGTTAGTCCTCATAGCGATCAGCTTGTTAGCAGCTTTTTCTCTTTGGGAAAAATCTCCCAATGAAAAACTTAAAGTTGAAGATGAAGATGATCATCATCACAACCACCACCATCATGCGCATGGTGATCATGAACACGATCATGACGATTTTATTACCTTTTCTGACGAACAAATCTTCTCTGGCAATATTTCTCTCGAAGAGGCTTCGTTTGGAACTTTAAAAGAAATGATTACCGCATCGGGTCGAATTCGAATGCATCCCGACAAAATCGCTTACATCGTTCCTAAAGTGAGTGGAATTGTCGTAGAAGCCAAAAAAAATGTCGGCGACACTGTTGCAGCAAATGAAATCTTGGCTGTTCTCGAAAGCCGTGAAATGGCAGAAGCCAAAGCCGTCTTTTTAGCTGCTCTTAAACGGGAAAGATTAAAAAATCGAGTATTCCAACAAGAAAAAGAGCTTTATGAAAAGAAACTCTCTTCCGAACAAGATTTCCTCCAAGCAGAAGCAAACTTTGAAGAAAGTGTCATTGATCTGGAACTCGCCAAACAACACCTTCTCGCGCTAGGCATTCGAGAGAATGAAGTGAACCAGCTCGATAAAGACACCCGTCCGCTACGTTACTACATGCTGCGGGCGCCCTTTGCAGGAACCGTTGTTCATCGTCACCTCACACCTGGAGAGTTGATTGAAACAACACATGAGGCCTATCAGATTGCAGACCTTTCAACTTATTGGGTGGAATTAGATATTCCGGCCACTGATTTTTACAAAGTAAAAGTCGGTCATCCTATTGTGTTGCAAACATGCGAAGGAAGAGAATCTCCTGCTGAAATTTCTTACGTCAGTCCTCTGCTGAACGAGGAAAATCGAAAGGGAACAGCTGTTGCACTCATTTCGCAAGATGCTTTAAATAGCCCAGCTGGAACGTTCGTATTTGCCCAAATTGAAACAGGTTGCTGCTCTCCTCCCCTTGTAATTCCCAAAGAAGCTGTCCAAAAGATGGAGGGGATGCAAGTGATTTTCGTTAAAGAAACAGCAGGCTTTCATATCCGACCTGTGGAAGTAGGTCGACAGGATAATAAACAAATTGAAATTATCTCAGGCCTATCTGCAGGTGAAATTTTTGCTGTCAAAAATGCCTTTTTAATCAAAGCAGAACAAGGAAAAGCAGAAGCTCATCATGAACATTAA
- a CDS encoding TolC family protein, which translates to MNTRYLYFFPLLALISFQPILGEDVETFPLDFETAWQRVLQSSPMLQIANEETAIWQAEQRQATLYPNPLFVLEVDHDMTYAVSQIIEPAGKRVQRYRVASKGKSIAEWTVEILCRDLRQEVSLAFLHIALMQEKMKIVDERRLLSEKILQSSNSKVAIGKKDSLHACKAQIAHRSSQLACTKLQANFDKIKKGLCMKWGKVEPDFKSVSYPLFSLPSPPPREYLEGLLKKNPRYLKETDGVHLALESLHLQREERVPNVEVTAAYSLDDGFCFDFAIPLPIFNRNQENICKANHRLNQAQLAQTKVYQELRAEFLEAYQHFSTAYQHAKMVETEMLNEALQTMELTEEGYQKGKIGFGDWMEMKNTIFALREEYLEYLRDYHEAKIRLETLIGTNFLCTHQPY; encoded by the coding sequence ATGAACACTCGTTATTTATATTTTTTTCCACTCCTCGCTTTGATCAGCTTTCAGCCTATTTTAGGAGAGGATGTCGAAACATTCCCTCTTGATTTTGAAACAGCTTGGCAAAGAGTTTTACAAAGCTCACCTATGCTGCAAATTGCCAATGAGGAAACAGCGATCTGGCAAGCTGAGCAGAGGCAAGCGACCCTTTATCCGAATCCGCTATTTGTTCTCGAAGTCGACCATGACATGACCTATGCCGTATCTCAAATTATTGAACCTGCCGGGAAACGAGTCCAACGCTATCGAGTAGCCTCAAAAGGGAAATCCATAGCAGAGTGGACTGTGGAAATCCTATGTAGGGATTTACGTCAGGAGGTTTCCTTAGCCTTTCTCCACATTGCATTGATGCAAGAGAAAATGAAAATTGTGGATGAGCGTCGATTGCTCTCTGAAAAAATTCTACAAAGCTCAAATTCAAAAGTTGCCATAGGAAAAAAAGACTCCCTTCACGCCTGCAAAGCCCAAATCGCCCATCGATCAAGCCAATTAGCTTGTACGAAATTGCAAGCGAACTTTGATAAAATTAAGAAGGGACTTTGTATGAAATGGGGAAAGGTTGAGCCGGATTTTAAATCGGTTTCATACCCGTTATTTTCACTACCTTCCCCTCCACCCCGCGAGTATTTAGAGGGATTATTAAAAAAAAATCCTCGCTATTTGAAGGAAACAGATGGGGTCCATTTGGCTCTCGAAAGCTTACATTTGCAAAGGGAAGAAAGAGTCCCGAATGTCGAGGTAACAGCCGCTTACTCACTTGATGATGGTTTTTGTTTTGACTTCGCCATCCCACTACCTATTTTTAATCGTAATCAAGAAAACATTTGTAAAGCTAACCATCGCCTAAATCAAGCTCAATTGGCTCAAACCAAAGTGTATCAAGAATTACGAGCAGAATTTTTAGAGGCCTATCAACATTTCTCAACTGCCTATCAACATGCCAAGATGGTAGAAACAGAAATGCTTAATGAAGCCCTGCAAACCATGGAATTGACTGAAGAAGGTTATCAAAAAGGTAAAATCGGGTTTGGAGATTGGATGGAAATGAAAAATACCATTTTTGCACTGCGTGAAGAATATTTGGAATACTTAAGAGATTACCACGAGGCAAAAATACGTTTAGAAACTTTAATAGGAACAAACTTCCTATGCACACACCAACCTTATTAG
- a CDS encoding SDR family oxidoreductase: protein MNQKVALVTGGNKGLGLETCRQLGAQGFQILLTSRDPAKGKPRVEELRKQGINATYYPLDVASSKSIEELFHSILKEIGHLDVLVNNAAIFIDADQSKPRDVILRETLETNVVGAYHLCELFAPVMYRQKWGRIVNVSSGAGQLCEMSGEYEAYAISKTALNAVTCVFAAKMKGVDVLVNSICPGWVKTDMGGESAPRSLEEGGKSIVWGALLPTGGPSGGFFRDGQPLDW, encoded by the coding sequence ATGAATCAAAAAGTCGCCCTTGTGACAGGCGGAAATAAGGGGTTGGGATTAGAAACGTGTCGACAGCTAGGAGCTCAAGGATTTCAAATTCTTTTAACAAGCCGAGACCCTGCAAAGGGGAAACCTAGAGTTGAAGAATTGCGAAAACAAGGTATTAATGCAACTTACTATCCACTAGATGTTGCAAGCTCAAAAAGTATTGAAGAGCTTTTTCATAGTATTTTAAAAGAGATTGGACACTTAGATGTTTTAGTGAACAATGCCGCTATTTTTATTGATGCCGATCAATCAAAACCTCGTGATGTGATTTTAAGAGAAACACTCGAGACAAATGTGGTTGGAGCCTATCATCTATGTGAACTTTTTGCTCCCGTCATGTATAGACAAAAGTGGGGGCGTATCGTCAACGTCTCAAGTGGTGCTGGCCAGCTTTGTGAAATGTCTGGTGAATACGAGGCCTATGCGATTTCGAAAACGGCTTTAAATGCTGTGACCTGTGTCTTTGCTGCTAAAATGAAAGGCGTTGATGTACTGGTCAATTCCATATGTCCAGGATGGGTTAAAACAGATATGGGAGGAGAAAGTGCACCGCGATCGCTAGAAGAGGGGGGTAAAAGCATTGTCTGGGGAGCTTTATTGCCTACAGGCGGTCCATCAGGCGGATTTTTCCGTGATGGACAGCCTCTAGACTGGTAG
- a CDS encoding efflux RND transporter permease subunit, whose protein sequence is MIEKIIKFSVTNRYLVLILTLMAAGYGLYCLKYLPIDAVPDITNNQVQINTVASGFSPSEVEKQITFPIENSLSGIPGLETTRSLSRNGFSQVTAIFDDRVNIYFARQQIAEKLNEAKESLPEGIDPAMGPIATGLSEIYMWTVEYAHPDGIGAHTQPGRPGWQGNGAYLTPEGQKLKTSAELEAYLRTVQDWIIRPQLKRIPGLAEIDSIGGYTLQYHVEPSPEKMLALGITFQDILQALKSNNLNVGAGYIEQNSEAYVVKGDGRIENPEQIGEITLRAHHGTSIKIRDVADVVIGKELRSGSASENGREIVIGTAMMLIGGNSRTIAQAVDQKMQHIQHSLPPDIRTTTVLNRTTLVDATIETVIKNLAEGALLVICILFLMLGNFRAAFVTACVIPLSMLLTAAGMLHSKISGNLMSLGALDFGLIVDGAVIITENCLRRIALHQQQLNRTLNLQERLDEIYASAKEMVQPTVYGQLIILIVYFPLLTFSGVEGKMFEPMALTVIFALIAAFILSITFIPALLAILLSTRVTEKENWLVLTCKNVYCHFLEKALHRPLAVASVGSLFIICSAVLFLELGQEFVPTLDEKDLAINVSRIPSTSLTQSTSMQLVVEKTLKSFPEVALVFSKTGTAEMASDPMPPNVSDTFVMLKPRSEWPNPYLSKAALIEKLENALEKLPGNNYEFTQPIELRFNELIAGVKSDVAVKVYGDDFDLMQKTAHSIAHTLSKIPGTADVQVAHTHGLPVLQVNVKREEANKLGIPIADIFDLISIAVGGSKAGILMQGDRSFDLLVRLPEHLRHDVTAIGNLPLPLPHLSSMSIPLREVAMLDLTEGLNEISREDGKRIVTVQTNVRGTDLGSFVKQAKEKIQTEVSIPPGYWLEWGGQFEHLISSRERLFLAIPLCFFLIFLLLLSALHSVRESLVVFTGVPFALTGGIASLWLCGIPFSISAAAGFIALSGIAVLNGLVMMSCIQQLMKEGMPTLEAIFKGALIRFRPVLMTALVASLGFLPMALATGTGAEVQKPLAIVVIGGLITSTFLTLFVLPVLCKLFLRPNHQAAKGLEQ, encoded by the coding sequence ATGATCGAAAAAATCATTAAGTTTTCTGTAACCAATCGCTATCTGGTTTTGATTTTAACGTTAATGGCAGCGGGTTATGGCCTTTATTGTTTGAAATATCTTCCGATCGATGCGGTACCTGATATCACCAATAATCAGGTCCAAATCAACACGGTAGCGTCTGGATTTTCCCCCTCCGAAGTGGAAAAGCAGATTACTTTTCCGATAGAAAATAGCCTTTCCGGAATTCCTGGCTTAGAGACAACACGCTCGCTTTCTCGAAACGGATTTTCTCAAGTCACAGCTATTTTTGATGATCGTGTAAACATTTATTTTGCCCGTCAACAGATTGCTGAAAAACTAAATGAAGCTAAGGAAAGCTTGCCTGAAGGGATAGATCCTGCCATGGGTCCGATTGCCACCGGTTTAAGCGAAATCTACATGTGGACAGTAGAGTACGCACACCCAGATGGAATAGGAGCACATACTCAGCCAGGAAGGCCAGGCTGGCAAGGAAATGGTGCCTATCTAACTCCTGAAGGACAAAAACTTAAAACCTCGGCAGAATTAGAGGCCTATCTTAGAACCGTCCAGGATTGGATTATTCGCCCTCAACTTAAAAGAATCCCCGGTCTTGCTGAAATAGATTCGATTGGTGGATATACTTTACAGTATCATGTAGAACCTTCCCCTGAAAAAATGCTTGCATTGGGTATTACCTTTCAAGATATTCTGCAAGCGCTGAAATCCAACAACCTGAACGTTGGTGCAGGCTACATCGAGCAAAATAGTGAAGCCTATGTTGTAAAAGGTGATGGACGGATCGAAAATCCAGAACAAATTGGTGAAATTACTTTAAGAGCCCATCATGGCACAAGTATAAAAATTCGAGATGTCGCAGATGTCGTGATTGGAAAGGAGCTGCGTTCGGGTAGTGCATCTGAAAATGGACGTGAAATTGTGATTGGCACAGCCATGATGTTGATCGGAGGCAATAGTCGCACCATTGCACAAGCTGTCGATCAAAAAATGCAGCATATCCAGCATAGTTTACCTCCCGATATTCGCACAACCACGGTCCTAAACCGCACCACGCTTGTAGATGCCACGATTGAAACGGTTATCAAAAATCTTGCTGAAGGTGCCCTGCTCGTGATTTGTATCCTATTTCTCATGCTGGGCAATTTTCGAGCAGCCTTTGTTACAGCCTGCGTTATTCCCCTTTCGATGTTATTAACTGCCGCCGGCATGCTGCATTCCAAAATTAGCGGAAACTTAATGAGCCTAGGAGCCTTAGACTTTGGATTGATCGTCGATGGCGCAGTCATTATCACTGAAAATTGTCTACGTCGCATAGCCCTTCATCAGCAACAATTAAACAGAACCTTGAATTTGCAGGAAAGATTGGATGAAATTTATGCCTCAGCAAAAGAAATGGTTCAACCGACAGTTTATGGGCAGCTCATAATCTTAATCGTCTACTTTCCTCTTCTAACCTTTTCGGGTGTCGAAGGTAAAATGTTTGAACCCATGGCTTTAACGGTCATTTTTGCTCTCATCGCCGCCTTCATTTTGTCGATTACCTTCATCCCCGCTTTGCTTGCCATTCTTTTAAGTACACGTGTGACGGAAAAAGAAAACTGGCTTGTGCTAACTTGCAAAAACGTCTATTGCCATTTTTTAGAAAAAGCCCTTCATCGCCCTTTAGCGGTTGCTTCTGTCGGTTCACTGTTCATTATCTGCTCTGCAGTCCTCTTTTTAGAACTGGGACAAGAATTTGTGCCTACATTGGATGAAAAAGATTTGGCCATCAACGTCTCTCGTATCCCTAGCACTTCCTTAACACAATCTACATCGATGCAGCTAGTTGTAGAAAAAACGTTAAAATCTTTTCCAGAAGTAGCCTTGGTTTTCTCTAAAACAGGTACAGCTGAAATGGCATCTGATCCCATGCCTCCCAACGTATCGGACACGTTTGTGATGCTAAAACCACGTTCTGAATGGCCAAATCCTTATCTTTCCAAAGCAGCATTGATCGAAAAATTGGAAAATGCCTTGGAAAAGCTTCCGGGAAACAACTATGAGTTTACACAACCGATTGAATTGCGCTTTAATGAACTGATTGCAGGGGTGAAAAGCGATGTAGCTGTAAAAGTATATGGAGATGATTTCGATCTCATGCAAAAAACGGCACATTCCATTGCTCATACGCTTTCAAAAATACCCGGAACGGCAGACGTTCAAGTTGCCCATACACATGGTTTACCTGTTTTACAAGTAAACGTCAAAAGAGAAGAAGCCAATAAGCTAGGCATTCCAATTGCAGATATTTTCGATCTAATTTCCATTGCAGTGGGAGGAAGCAAAGCTGGAATTCTCATGCAAGGAGATCGAAGTTTTGACCTTCTTGTTCGTTTACCAGAACATTTAAGACATGACGTCACTGCCATTGGTAATTTACCTTTGCCATTGCCCCATCTGAGTTCTATGTCCATTCCTTTAAGAGAAGTGGCCATGTTGGACTTAACAGAAGGACTGAATGAAATTAGCCGTGAAGATGGAAAGCGCATCGTGACTGTCCAAACGAATGTACGTGGGACGGATTTAGGTTCATTTGTCAAACAGGCAAAAGAAAAAATTCAAACAGAGGTTTCGATTCCTCCCGGATATTGGTTAGAATGGGGAGGTCAATTTGAACATCTGATCTCATCTCGTGAACGTTTATTCCTCGCGATTCCTCTATGCTTTTTTCTGATTTTCCTGCTGCTATTAAGCGCCCTTCACTCAGTACGTGAATCGCTCGTTGTTTTCACAGGTGTGCCATTTGCTTTAACAGGAGGAATCGCATCCTTATGGCTCTGCGGAATACCTTTCTCCATTTCAGCTGCTGCTGGATTTATCGCGCTATCAGGAATTGCCGTTTTGAATGGCTTGGTGATGATGTCATGCATTCAACAACTCATGAAAGAAGGAATGCCAACTTTAGAAGCGATTTTTAAAGGCGCTTTAATACGATTCAGACCCGTTTTGATGACTGCATTAGTCGCTTCGCTTGGTTTTCTCCCCATGGCACTTGCCACAGGTACAGGAGCTGAGGTTCAGAAACCGCTCGCCATCGTCGTGATTGGAGGCCTAATCACCTCGACATTTTTGACCCTTTTCGTCCTGCCTGTTTTATGCAAGCTATTCCTGCGCCCTAATCATCAGGCTGCCAAGGGTCTCGAACAGTAA
- a CDS encoding thioredoxin family protein, with the protein MPFTLPIGEKAPNFSLPATDGKTYALKDFEKYPVLVLFFTCNHCPYVIGSDEVTRQTAEKFMPQGVIFVGINSNSKNTYPEDSFEHMVQRMQEHHFPWLYLYDESQEVAKKYGALRTPHFYVFDKNRTLVYTGRGVDRPRNTKEMKENDLDRVLTELLSGKSISTPTLNPIGCNIKWEGKDAHWMPDDACDLV; encoded by the coding sequence ATGCCTTTTACGCTACCTATCGGGGAAAAAGCTCCCAATTTTTCCTTACCGGCTACAGATGGAAAAACCTATGCTTTAAAAGATTTTGAAAAGTATCCCGTTCTTGTACTCTTTTTTACATGTAACCATTGCCCCTATGTAATTGGATCGGACGAGGTGACTCGCCAAACAGCAGAAAAGTTTATGCCACAAGGGGTCATATTTGTCGGAATCAATTCAAATAGCAAAAACACCTACCCAGAAGATTCTTTTGAGCACATGGTTCAAAGAATGCAAGAGCATCACTTTCCATGGCTTTACCTGTATGATGAAAGCCAAGAGGTGGCAAAAAAATATGGTGCTCTCCGTACGCCCCATTTTTATGTGTTCGACAAAAATCGCACTTTAGTCTACACGGGGAGGGGTGTTGATCGCCCTCGAAATACAAAAGAAATGAAAGAAAATGATTTAGATCGCGTGTTAACAGAGCTTTTATCAGGGAAATCGATTTCCACCCCTACGTTGAATCCGATTGGATGCAATATTAAATGGGAAGGAAAAGATGCCCATTGGATGCCTGACGATGCATGTGACCTTGTTTGA